In Mercurialis annua linkage group LG5, ddMerAnnu1.2, whole genome shotgun sequence, a single genomic region encodes these proteins:
- the LOC126681856 gene encoding uncharacterized protein LOC126681856, with the protein MENIMIFVHYNGEWNQNMEYKNFEAMGMLVRKESDYTEFLQILSQQLNMNHMSTCLDIKYQVKSNYPPMKITDNVSLSFYLELKKNTADCMMYPLCISFESSGKELAFFETTFNVSNADIHSAQQSASAAKSAHEIESTAEKEREDISDVIQYAKFMSNNFNDDENEAESSFRHEHVITDPRHKEIKEGQSYINKEVLKSVLSSYAINNHFQFKVCRSCERQYFLSCLDTDCTWKLNASKQGKTEIFIIRKLNINHSCSMVVRTSDQRQATSGVIGEFIKSKFINLKTVYKPADIQRDMKDDYGIKMSYSKAYRSKAVALDKVRGRADESFSLIPSYLYMLEVSNPGSYTRLEVKDDNSMLYVFMALNASIRGWKFCIPVFAVDGTFLTSAYGGTLLTACAQDGNGKIFPLAFCVVDSENDESWEWFMKRIRDAFGVRIDMCIVSDRHESIKNAANSVFPDSAHVICTFHLFNNIKKNFKKSTKELREAFYKAAKAYTTEAFDIYMKQINSMCKGLKPYLESVGYKKWARSHCENNRHKILTTNIAESMNSRIKAGKDLPITTLLEYLRTMVQDWSFTNRNLAKQTFTALSKRAEDILHENYILSLKLVHTTKFIVDLKERNCTCRRFQIDEVPCPHAMAILKELYQDPYKFCSTYYTKETILKAYAETVYPVPDKSLWNVLEEVAQKIVNPPEGRTKSGRPKKQRFKSRVETTGHNRCSRCKAYGHNVKTCRSMPKKK; encoded by the exons atggagaatattatgattttTGTTCATTATAATGGAGAATGGAACCAAAACATGGAGTACAAAAACTTTGAAGCAATGGGAATGTTGGTAAGAAAGGAGAGTGATTATACAGAATTTCTACAAATATTGTCACAACAACTGAATATGAACCATATGTCAACCTGTTTGGATATCAAATATCAAGTGAAATCAAATTACCCACCAATGAAGATTACTGACAACGTGAGCTTATCATTCTACTTGGAACTAAAAAAAAACACAGCGGATTGCATGATGTACCCCTTATGCATTTCATTCGAGTCGTCCGGAAAGGAATTAGCATTCTTTGAAACAACCTTCAATGTGTCGAATGCGGATATCCATTCCGCACAACAGTCAGCAAGTGCAGCAAAATCAGCGCATGAGATTGAATCAACAGCTGAAAAAGAAAGGGAAGATATATCTGATGTGATACAGTATGCAAAGTTCATGTCAAACAATTTCAATGATGATGAAAATGAAGCCGAGAGTAGCTTTAGACATGAACATGTCATAACTGACCCAAGACATAAGGAGATCAAAGAGGGGCAGTCCTACATAAACAAAGAGGTTCTGAAGTCAGTTTTAAGCTCTTATGCAATCAACAACCATTTCCAATTCAAAGTATGTAGATCATGTGAAAGACAGTATTTCTTGAGCTGTTTGGATACAGATTGTACATGGAAACTTAATGCTTCAAAACAAGGAAAAACAGAGATTTTTATCATTCGGAAACTCAATATCAACCATAGTTGCTCAATGGTTGTGAGAACATCGGATCAAAGACAAGCAACATCAGGTGtaattggagagtttattaAGTCCAAATTCATAAACCTCAAGACTGTTTATAAACCTGCTGATATTCAAAGAGACATGAAGGATGACTATGGAATTAAAATGTCGTACTCGAAAGCTTATAGGTCAAAGGCAGTAGCTCTGGATAAAGTTAGAGGGAGAGCTGACGAATCCTTTTCATTGATACCTAGCTACTTATATATGCTAGAGGTTAGCAATCCGGGTTCTTACACTAGATTAGAAGTAAAAGACGACAATAGTATGCTTTATGTTTTTATGGCATTAAATGCGTCAATAAGAGGATGGAAATTTTGCATTCCCGTATTTGCAGTTGATGGCACATTCCTTACTTCAGCATATGGAGGAACACTTTTAACGGCATGTGCACAAGACGGAAACGGTAAGATATTTCCTTTAGCATTTTGCGTAGTTGACTCTGAAAACGATGAATCATGGGAATGGTTTATGAAGAGGATTAGAGATGCCTTTGGAGTGAGAATCGACATGTGTATAGTATCTGATAGACACGAAAGCATCAAGAATGCAGCCAATTCTGTTTTTCCAGATTCAGCTCATGTCATATGTACATTTCATTTGTTCAACAATATCAAAAAGAACTTCAAGAAGTCGACAAAAGAGCTTCGGGAAGCATTTTATAAAGCAGCAAAAGCTTATACAACTGAGGCATTTGACATCTACATGAAGCAAATTAACAGTATGTGTAAAGGTTTAAAGCCATATCTAGAATCTGTTGGATACAAGAAATGGGCAAGGTCACATTGCGAGAATAACCGTCACAAAATATTGACAACAAACATAGCAGAATCAATGAATTCCAGAATCAAAGCAGGTAAGGATCTCCCTATCACTACATTACTTGAGTACCTACGAACAATGGTGCAAGATTGGAGCTTTACAAACAGAAATTTGGCAAAACAAACATTCACAGCCTTATCAAAAAGAGCAGAAGACATATTGCATGAAAATTACATTCTCTCTCTGAAATTAGTG CATACAACAAAGTTTATTGTAGATCTCAAAGAAAGAAATTGCACATGCAGAAGGTTCCAGATTGATGAAGTTCCTTGCCCACATGCAATGGCTATACTCAAAGAATTATATCAAGATCCTTACAAATTTTGTTCAACTTATTACACAAAAGAAACAATACTCAAAGCTTATGCTGAAACAGTTTATCCGGTGCCAGATAAGAGTCTTTGGAATGTGCTAGAAGAAGTAGCACAAAAGATTGTCAATCCACCAGAAGGAAGAACAAAGTCGGGAAGACCTAAAAAGCAAAGATTCAAGTCTCGTGTGGAAACTACAGGGCATAACAGGTGCAGCAGATGTAAGGCTTATGGACATAATGTGAAGACCTGTAGGAGTATGCCTAAGAAAAAATAG